In Megalopta genalis isolate 19385.01 chromosome 17, iyMegGena1_principal, whole genome shotgun sequence, a single genomic region encodes these proteins:
- the LOC117222868 gene encoding uncharacterized protein LOC117222868, which translates to MEPYRSHSKVNDEIYDLRRVQQSNDKIEIREDQERVLQVFNNRHDTMEYVSDCSNESYKESRRNQIERKNSSPIAVSSAFTIDNILGKHDERDAEVSSSFNHSEDKDEEQDDRDEKLEERQFIKPTAIPATHSDMGLYAPTGLSYSEVTFSDPTGYSATSFASASLLYNSWFAQTKPGQLFGLQAPKPSGRRSRKPGIDRKPRQAYSAKQLERLEAEFKIDKYLSVSKRMELSKSLNLTEVQIKTWFQNRRTKWKKQLTSRLKIAQRQGLFPPPYFPPTQYPLLPYYTSPLVFGNPTSDDANASVATIPSRPAVSSPDTA; encoded by the exons atgGAGCCTTATCGAAGTCATAGCAAGGTAAACGACGAGATCTACGATCTCCGTCGCGTACAACAGAGTAACGATAAAATTGAGATCAGGGAAGACCAGGAACGAGTTCTGCAGGTTTTTAATAATCGTCACGACACAATGGAGTACGTGTCCGACTGCAGCAATGAAAGTTACAAGGAGTCGCGAAGAAATCAAATTGAACGGAAGAATTCGTCTCCGATCGCAGTGTCCAGTGCGTTCACGATTGACAATATTCTCGGCAAGCATGATGAGAGGGATGCCGAAGTGTCATCCAGTTTTAATCATTCCGAGGACAAGGACGAGGAGCAAGACGACAGGGACGAGAAGCTTGAAGAAAGGCAATTTATTAAACCAACAGCGATACCAGCTACGCATTCAG ATATGGGACTATACGCGCCAACGGGTTTATCATATTCAGAAGTTACGTTTTCAGATCCGACTGGATATTCAGCAACATCTTTCGCTTCTGCGTCCCTTTTGTACAATAGTTGGTTCGCCCAGACGAAGCCCGGCCAATTATTTGGCCTGCAAG CGCCGAAACCGAGCGGCAGACGGTCCAGGAAGCCCGGCATCGATCGAAAGCCACGACAAGCTTACAGCGCGAAACAATTGGAGAGGCTGGAGGCGGAGTTTAAG ATCGACAAATATTTGAGCGTGAGCAAAAGAATGGAGCTGTCGAAATCTCTAAATCTGACGGAAGTGCAGATCAAGACATGGTTCCAAAACCGGCGAACCAAGTGGAAGAAGCAGCTTACCTCTCGGTTGAAAATCGCTCAGAGACAAGGGCTCTTCCCTCCCCCGTATTTTCCACCCACGCAGTATCCCCTCTTGCCATATTACACGTCGCCCCTCGTGTTTGGGAACCCAACATCGGATGACGCCAACGCGAGCGTGGCAACGATACCGTCACGGCCTGCGGTATCGTCGCCGGATACGGCCTGA
- the LOC117222806 gene encoding uncharacterized protein LOC117222806 — MKRSSKKKKPTSESELQERAKADQVSTSTVEYPESSETVYERSKKHKRTSDAADSVDTARPADAPQVRLAQIPHDAQAAEDADAARAADPRVKDILEKGYPDFTKSCCYMCANAMVLVGAMPGTAEKLHVSIQASGTLTEKADKSTSPMSYVRTVQSSVRVKVRNIGTDYSKVKKPSRPKLTLKDFKDAVSQKLPKIPKMPKLTKARTPKELRGEKASKRPPTRTVACGTNTSSKQTNTPQCMAGRATQCVREKK, encoded by the coding sequence ATGAAGAGGAGCAGCAAGAAAAAGAAGCCGACTTCTGAATCAGAATTACAGGAGCGAGCAAAAGCCGACCAAGTCAGTACTTCGACCGTGGAATATCCGGAATCGAGCGAGACCGTGTACGAAAGATCCAAGAAGCATAAGAGAACGAGCGATGCTGCCGATAGCGTAGACACTGCCCGTCCCGCAGATGCTCCGCAAGTACGTCTTGCACAAATTCCGCACGATGCACAAGCTGCAGAAGATGCAGATGCTGCGCGTGCTGCAGATCCGAGAGTGAAGGACATTCTGGAGAAAGGGTATCCCGATTTCACAAAAAGTTGTTGTTACATGTGTGCCAATGCGATGGTACTTGTTGGTGCGATGCCTGGCACAGCTGAGAAATTACACGTGTCGATCCAAGCTTCAGGTACCCTCACGGAGAAAGCTGATAAAAGCACCAGCCCGATGTCATACGTCAGAACGGTGCAATCCTCTGTCAGAGTGAAGGTGCGTAACATCGGTACCGACTACTCGAAAGTGAAGAAACCCTCGAGACCTAAGTTGACGTTGAAGGATTTCAAGGACGCGGTTTCGCAAAAATTGCCGAAAATTCCGAAAATGCCGAAACTGACGAAGGCGAGAACGCCGAAGGAGCTGCGTGGAGAAAAAGCTTCAAAGAGACCACCGACGCGAACCGTTGCTTGTGGAACAAATACGTCGTCGAAACAAACTAATACCCCGCAATGCATGGCGGGCCGTGCGACTCAATGTGTCAGGGAAAAGAAGTAA